A DNA window from Lachancea thermotolerans CBS 6340 chromosome G complete sequence contains the following coding sequences:
- the FYV7 gene encoding Fyv7p (similar to uniprot|Q12247 Saccharomyces cerevisiae YLR068W FYV7 Protein of unknown function required for survival upon exposure to K1 killer toxin involved in processing the 35S rRNA primary transcript to generate the 20S and 27SA2 pre-rRNA transcripts) produces the protein MPPRVQKHTRESKVRDIQKSLVRRARLRKDYFKALKEEGYTAPEKQESKTKRSYREVREQATAANRKKLDEKKEMKKLRGRMEYQKAQEKRKTELQKINEAKEREKQRNQRSKKVTQRTRSGQPLMGPKIEDLLSKIKADDTYTN, from the coding sequence ATGCCTCCAAGAGTCCAAAAACACACGAGGGAGTCCAAAGTGCGAGACATCCAAAAAAGTCTTGTTCGGAGAGCCCGTTTGAGAAAGGACtacttcaaagctttgaaagaagaaggatATACTGCACCAGAGAAACAAGAGAGTAAGACAAAGCGCAGTTACCGTGAGGTTCGGGAACAAGCTACTGCAGCAAAtagaaagaagcttgatgaaaaaaaggagatgaagaaattaCGAGGAAGAATGGAGTATCAAAAGGCTCAGGAAAAAAGGAAAACCGAGCTACAAAAGATTAACGAAGCTAAAGAGAGGGAGAAGCAACGGAATCAAAGGTCTAAAAAGGTTACACAGCGTACCAGGTCTGGCCAGCCGCTAATGGGACCTAAAATAGAAGACCTTCTCAGTAAGATCAAAGCTGATGACACTTACACAAACTAG
- the MEF1 gene encoding Mef1p (highly similar to uniprot|P25039 Saccharomyces cerevisiae YLR069C MEF1 mitochondrial elongation factor G-like protein), producing MSFLRRAVSGHSYGPKTFGRMGLLNGSIMPILTTQRQVHASSVLRTYEEEKAVLDEIAPRLTERDLETSRKLRNIGISAHIDSGKTTFTERVLFYTGRIKAIHEVRGRDNVGAKMDSMDLEREKGITIQSAATYCSWDKDGQNYHFNLIDTPGHIDFTIEVERALRVLDGAVLVVCAVSGVQSQTVTVDRQMRRYNVPRVTFINKMDRMGANPFRAIEQINKKLKTPAAAIQVPIGAESELKGVVNIIDRVALYNEGANGEQIVEGPVPNELNELVEERRAMLIETLADVDDEIAEIFLEEQEPSTEQIKAAIRRATIARKFTPVLMGSALANRSVQPVLDAIVDYLPNPSEILNTGLDIANNEAKVNLVPSVQEPFVGLAFKLEEGKYGQLTYIRVYQGRLRKGGYITNVKTGKKIKVSRLVRMHSNDMEDVDEVGSGEICATFGIDCASGDTFTDGTLQYSMSSMYVPDAVISLSITPTSRDSTNFSKALNRFQKEDPTFRVRFDAESKETVISGMGELHLEIYVERMRREYNVDCVTGKPQVSYRESITIPAEFDYTHKKQSGGAGQYGRVMGSLSPLEGSNGNKFETAIVGGRIPDKYLAACGKGFEEACEKGPLIGHKVLSTHMLINDGAIHAVDSNELAFKTATMAAFKEAFLEAKPVILEPVMNVSVTAPNEFQGNVISLLNKLQAVIQDTENAQDEFTINAECSLNTLFGFATSLRSSTQGKGEFSLEFKHYSPTSPHLQRQLIADFEKKQQQKK from the coding sequence ATGTCCTTCTTGAGGAGAGCTGTTTCTGGGCACTCTTATGGCCCCAAAACATTTGGGAGAATGGGATTGCTGAATGGTTCAATTATGCCTATTCTCACAACACAACGACAAGTTCATGCCTCTTCTGTCCTTAGAACGTatgaggaagagaaagctGTTTTGGATGAAATTGCCCCAAGACTCACTGAAAGGGATCTAGAAACCTCGAGAAAGTTGCGTAACATCGGTATTTCTGCTCACATCGACTCAGGTAAAACTACTTTCACGGAGCGCGTTCTTTTCTACACCGGGCGTATCAAGGCTATCCACGAAGTTAGAGGCCGTGACAACGTTGGAGCTAAGATGGACTCTATGGACCTTGAGAGAGAGAAGGGCATTACAATTCAGTCGGCTGCAACCTATTGTTCTTGGGACAAGGACGGCCAGAATTATCATTTTAACCTGATTGACACACCAGGCCATATCGACTTCACTATTGAGGTTGAACGTGCTTTAAGAGTTCTTGATGGTGCAGTTTTGGTTGTTTGCGCCGTTTCAGGCGTTCAATCCCAAACTGTTACAGTGGACCGTCAAATGAGGAGATATAACGTGCCAAGAGTCACttttatcaacaaaatgGACCGCATGGGAGCTAACCCCTTCAGAGCTATCGAAcagatcaacaagaaactcaaaacGCCCGCTGCTGCAATTCAAGTCCCAATCGGTGCCGAGTCAGAGCTGAAGGGTGTCGTCAACATTATTGACCGTGTTGCTCTTTACAACGAGGGCGCAAACGGCGAGCAAATCGTAGAGGGCCCAGTTCCAAATGAGCTTAATGAGTTAGTGGAAGAGAGAAGAGCAATGTTGATTGAAACGCTTGCCGACGTGGACGACGAAATTGCAGAGATCTTCTTAGAAGAGCAGGAGCCTTCAACTGAACAAATCAAGGCAGCTATCCGTCGGGCTACGATTGCCAGGAAATTTACACCTGTTTTGATGGGTTCTGCGCTGGCCAATCGAAGCGTGCAGCCTGTTTTGGATGCTATCGTCGATTATCTACCCAACCCATCAGAGATTCTTAACACTGGCTTGGATATTGCAAACAACGAAGCTAAAGTTAACCTCGTTCCTTCGGTACAAGAGCCCTTTGTCGGCCTAGCTTTCAAGCTGGAAGAAGGCAAATATGGCCAACTAACCTATATTCGTGTTTACCAAGGCCGTTTGAGAAAGGGAGGCTATATTACTAACGTGAAGACCGGTAAGAAAATTAAGGTGTCCCGTTTGGTGAGAATGCATTCTAACGATAtggaagatgttgatgagGTCGGTTCAGGCGAAATCTGCGCCACGTTTGGTATTGATTGCGCTTCCGGTGACACTTTCACGGATGGAACTTTGCAGTACTCCATGTCTTCCATGTATGTCCCAGATGCCGTTATCTCTCTCTCGATCACTCCTACATCTCGAGACTCTAccaacttttccaaggcTCTGAAtcgttttcaaaaagaggacCCCACCTTTAGAGTTAGATTTGATGCCGAATCGAAGGAAACTGTTATCTCCGGTATGGGCGAGCTTCACTTAGAAATCTACGTCGAAAGGATGAGAAGAGAGTACAACGTTGATTGTGTAACTGGTAAGCCACAGGTTTCCTACCGTGAGTCTATCACTATTCCTGCTGAGTTTGACTACACACACAAGAAACAGTCGGGTGGCGCAGGTCAATATGGACGTGTTATGGGCTCATTGAGTCCGTTAGAAGGGTCAAATGGTAACAAATTTGAGACAGCTATAGTTGGAGGCCGCATTCCTGACAAATATCTAGCAGCATGTGGTAAGGGATTCGAAGAAGCTTGCGAAAAAGGTCCTTTGATTGGCCACAAGGTTTTATCAACACATATGTTGATCAACGATGGTGCGATTCACGCTGTTGATTCCAACGAGTTGGCATTCAAAACTGCAACAATGgcagctttcaaagaagcgTTTTTGGAAGCCAAGCCTGTTATTCTGGAACCAGTTATGAATGTTTCTGTCACGGCACCTAACGAATTCCAAGGTAATGTCATCAGTTTGCTAAACAAACTACAAGCTGTCATTCAAGATACCGAAAACGCACAAGATGAGTTTACAATCAACGCCGAATGTTCTCTCAATACTCTTTTCGGGTTTGCCACGTCGCTTAGATCTTCGACGCAAGGCAAGGGCGAGTTCTCACTGGAATTTAAGCACTACTCTCCAACGTCTCCTCATCTACAAAGACAACTTATTGCCgactttgagaagaagcagcagcagaagaagtAG
- the FET5 gene encoding ferroxidase FET5 (similar to uniprot|P43561 Saccharomyces cerevisiae YFL041W) gives MQCILGLVFIMSALAQAALGSQTHEYNFTTGWVRRNPDGMHEKQMIGFNGVWPPPDIHLNKGDRLILRLTNGFENLTTSLHFHGLSHNITQGNLNQMDGPEMVTQCPIMPGDTFVYNFTVPDQAGTFWYHSHSGAQYTDGMRGALIIHDDDEPFEYDEEMVIQVTDLYHKPYYQALDEFLTRYNPTGAEPVPENILFNNTVNASISFEPGKVYLLRFLNVGTFVSQYIFMEDHEFTIVEVDGVYVQPNTTDVLYLGTGQRTSVLVRAKPDAKKNYALMQTMDQTMLDVILPNLQVNRTNQVVYNKSAPAANEYFIDSYDVATNDFYLSPLSGKPLFPEPDYRVKLDVVMDNLGDGVNYAFFNNVTYVHPKIPTLVTAMTAPKDLVKNPLIYGDNINAFVLEHGEIVEIVLNNYDDGRHPFHLHGHNFQIVQKSPSFLEDTENGPAEPVPYNESAPLMDFPESPMLRDTVVLEGNGHLVLRFVADNPGVWIFHCHVDWHLEQGLAAVFIEAPDVLRQVEQLNDNFKQVCYNANIPTVGNAAGNTDDWFDLAGLPKQPEPLPDGFTLKGYIAFAVSSMVAVWGLYTIVQYGLHEATQDDELIYSTLKNLLEESEQSSG, from the coding sequence ATGCAATGCATTTTAGGACTTGTTTTCATCATGTCTGCGCTAGCGCAGGCCGCTTTGGGTAGCCAAACCCACGAATACAACTTTACCACTGGGTGGGTACGAAGAAATCCAGATGGGATGCACGAGAAGCAAATGATTGGGTTCAACGGAGTGTGGCCGCCCCCTGACATCCACCTAAACAAGGGCGATCGCCTTATTTTACGCCTGACTAATGGCTTCGAGAACCTGACAACTTCCTTGCACTTCCATGGTTTGTCGCACAATATCACGCAGGGCAACTTGAACCAGATGGACGGACCTGAAATGGTGACACAGTGTCCGATCATGCCAGGCGACACCTTTGTTTACAACTTCACGGTACCAGATCAGGCAGGTACTTTCTGGTACCACTCGCACTCTGGCGCGCAGTACACAGACGGTATGCGAGGCGCGCTAATTATCCACGATGACGATGAGCCGTTTGAGTACGACGAGGAGATGGTCATCCAGGTAACAGACCTATATCACAAGCCTTATTACCAGGCCCTGGATGAATTTCTGACGAGATACAATCCAACAGGCGCAGAGCCCGTCCCGGAAAacattcttttcaacaacacGGTGAACgcttcaatctctttcGAGCCGGGCAAGGTTTATCTCTTGCGGTTTTTGAACGTGGGAACTTTTGTGTCGCAGTACATCTTCATGGAAGACCACGAGTTCACCATTGTCGAGGTTGACGGTGTTTACGTCCAGCCTAATACCACCGACGTGCTTTACTTAGGGACAGGCCAAAGAACCTCTGTCCTTGTGCGCGCCAAACCTGACGCTAAGAAAAACTACGCGCTCATGCAAACAATGGACCAGACAATGTTGGATGTCATTCTTCCCAACCTGCAGGTTAACCGCACAAACCAGGTAGTATACAACAAGTCTGCGCCTGCAGCAAATGAGTACTTTATCGATAGCTATGATGTGGCAACCAACGACTTTTATCTGTCGCCCCTCTCCGGAAAGCCTCTATTTCCAGAGCCCGACTATCGAGTTAAGCTGGACGTAGTAATGGATAACCTAGGAGACGGTGTCAACTACgcttttttcaacaacgttACGTACGTGCATCCCAAAATCCCTACGCTTGTTACCGCAATGACGGCACCTAAGGATCTAGTCAAGAACCCTTTGATCTATGGCGATAACATTAACGCTTTCGTCCTCGAGCACGGTGAGATTGTTGAGattgttttgaacaacTACGATGACGGAAGGCACCCCTTCCACTTGCATGGTCACAACTTTCAGATTGTTCAAAAGTCGCCAAGTTTTCTGGAAGACACCGAGAACGGACCAGCGGAGCCTGTTCCCTATAATGAGTCAGCACCCCTAATGGACTTCCCTGAGTCGCCTATGTTGAGAGACACTGTTGTACTTGAGGGCAATGGTCATCTTGTGCTGAGATTTGTGGCGGACAACCCTGGTGTGTGGATTTTCCACTGCCACGTCGACTGGCATTTGGAGCAAGGCCTCGCTGCTGTGTTCATCGAAGCCCCAGATGTGCTCAGGCAAgttgagcagctcaacgacaacttcaagcaagTGTGCTACAACGCCAACATCCCAACAGTAGGTAACGCTGCAGGGAACACGGATGACTGGTTTGACTTGGCTGGTCTGCCCAAACAACCAGAGCCTTTGCCTGATGGTTTCACTTTGAAAGGTTATATTGCATTTGCGGTGTCCAGCATGGTCGCTGTTTGGGGGCTATACACCATTGTGCAATATGGACTTCACGAGGCTACTCAGGATGACGAGCTCATTTACAGCACTTTAAAAAATCTTCTAGAGGAGAGTGAGCAAAGCTCTGGTTGA
- the XYL2 gene encoding D-xylulose reductase XYL2 (similar to uniprot|P35497 Saccharomyces cerevisiae YJR159W SOR1 Sorbitol dehydrogenase expression is induced in the presence of sorbitol), with protein sequence MNETQEAIVLVQKGEIAVESKPVPEITDPHYVKLQIKKTGICGSDVHYYVAGAIGDFVVKKPMILGHESSGLVVEVGSEVSRVRVGDRVAIEPGVPSRYSDETKAGRYNLCPHMQFAATPPIDGTLVKYYLAPEDFLVKLPDHVSYEEGALVEPLSVGVHANKLAGVAFNQRVAVFGAGPVGLLTGAVARAFGASEVVYIDVFEHKLSLSSNFGGTQFVNSANIKDEDDLVKEIERVLGGARPDVVFDCTGAEICIRTGIKVCNSGGTYVQVGMGHDDVNFPIGAIGAKELKVLGCFRYAFGDYRDAVQLIASGDVNVKPLVTHRFKFEDAEAAYEFNIKHGSEVIKTIISGPE encoded by the coding sequence ATGAATGAAACACAGGAAGCGATAGTCCTGGTGCAGAAAGGCGAGATTGCAGTGGAGAGCAAACCCGTGCCTGAAATCACGGACCCACACTACGTGAAGCTGcagatcaagaagacggGAATTTGCGGGTCGGACGTGCACTACTATGTGGCAGGCGCGATTGGCGACTTTGTAGTGAAGAAGCCCATGATATTGGGCCACGAGTCAAGCGGGCTGGTAGTAGAAGTCGGCAGCGAAGTCTCGCGCGTACGCGTGGGCGACCGTGTCGCCATTGAGCCTGGCGTGCCCAGCAGATACTCGGACGAGACTAAGGCCGGCCGCTACAATCTCTGCCCCCATATGCAGTTCGCGGCTACTCCTCCAATCGATGGTACGCTCGTCAAGTACTACTTGGCCCCCGAAGACTTTCTGGTCAAGCTGCCGGACCACGTCTCATACGAGGAAGGCGCGCTCGTTGAGCCATTGTCCGTTGGTGTGCACGCCAACAAGCTTGCCGGGGTTGCGTTCAACCAGCGCGTGGCTGTGTTTGGTGCAGGTCCCGTAGGTCTTCTGACGGGTGCCGTCGCACGCGCCTTTGGCGCCTCCGAGGTGGTCTACATCGACGTCTTTGAACACAAGCTCAGCCTGTCTTCCAACTTCGGGGGCACGCAGTTCGTGAACTCTGCGAACATCaaggacgaagacgacTTGGTCAAGGAGATCGAGCGCGTGCTTGGTGGCGCGCGCCCTGACGTTGTGTTCGACTGCACCGGCGCTGAGATCTGCATTCGTACCGGCATTAAGGTGTGCAACTCGGGCGGCACCTACGTTCAGGTCGGCATGGGACACGACGACGTCAACTTTCCCATCGGGGCTATTGGCGCCAAGGAGCTTAAGGTCCTGGGCTGCTTCAGATACGCCTTCGGCGACTACAGGGACGCAGTTCAGCTCATCGCAAGTGGGGATGTTAACGTCAAGCCACTGGTCACTCATCGCTTCAAGTTCGAGGACGCCGAGGCTGCGTACGAATTTAACATCAAGCACGGCTCTGAGGTTATAAAGACTATAATTAGCGGGCCCGAGTGA